From one Lysinibacillus sp. G4S2 genomic stretch:
- a CDS encoding serine hydrolase domain-containing protein produces MNIEIELSTDYNSVIDHVRNTRNVVQASGQSLIIIQNGKIVTEHYEGHHSNIRNAKSLTMDSLFHIASVRKSYTGFCVAWAICNGHINSIDDPVLKYLPELNEETLKGITLRHFLTHTHGLRTNPDGNLFNYFHAGERWDYRDENIRMLAEIIRRTTGKTVAKIASEEIFVPLGFKKAGWYTEPSDDMVLTIFEPDGKSSFETRNSADGDRPNMFSTARELAYWGFLHLNNGKIGDEQIVNPEILKMATTVQSPKLLRKEFPNNGFLWQVQMNPTKNSEIGLNVPKGSFQILGICNQTLLVMPEFNLVAVRLLNRLGNPPGFNYLEDVKSFGDCVTEASTKLLVKI; encoded by the coding sequence TTGAATATAGAAATCGAATTGTCAACGGATTATAACTCTGTTATAGACCATGTCAGAAATACTCGTAATGTGGTGCAGGCTTCTGGACAATCTTTAATTATCATTCAAAATGGGAAGATTGTAACGGAGCATTATGAAGGTCATCATTCAAATATAAGGAATGCTAAATCTCTTACGATGGATTCGCTATTTCATATCGCTTCTGTACGTAAGAGTTATACTGGTTTTTGCGTGGCTTGGGCTATTTGTAACGGACATATAAATTCAATCGATGACCCTGTATTGAAATATCTTCCGGAATTAAACGAAGAGACTTTAAAAGGAATTACACTAAGACATTTTCTTACACATACACACGGTTTACGAACAAATCCAGATGGAAATCTATTTAATTATTTCCACGCTGGTGAGAGATGGGATTATCGAGATGAAAACATTCGAATGCTGGCTGAAATTATACGTCGCACAACAGGAAAAACAGTAGCAAAAATTGCTTCTGAAGAAATCTTTGTTCCTTTAGGATTTAAAAAAGCTGGTTGGTATACTGAACCTTCTGATGATATGGTTTTAACAATCTTTGAACCTGATGGAAAATCTTCATTTGAAACTCGAAACAGTGCAGATGGCGACCGACCGAATATGTTCTCTACTGCTCGCGAATTAGCTTATTGGGGCTTTCTACATTTAAATAACGGGAAAATCGGCGATGAACAGATTGTTAATCCTGAGATACTAAAAATGGCAACAACGGTGCAGAGTCCGAAACTATTACGAAAAGAATTTCCGAATAATGGTTTCTTGTGGCAAGTACAAATGAATCCTACAAAGAACAGTGAAATAGGTTTAAATGTTCCAAAAGGGTCATTTCAAATTCTTGGCATTTGTAATCAAACCCTCTTAGTTATGCCTGAATTTAATCTGGTAGCTGTCAGATTACTAAATCGTCTAGGAAATCCTCCGGGGTTCAACTATTTAGAGGACGTTAAGTCGTTTGGTGATTGTGTAACAGAGGCTTCAACTAAGTTATTAGTTAAAATATAA
- a CDS encoding spore germination protein, whose translation MGFFKKKSNSQLHANSISTSQMMKTGSTNELKINLQENIKRIKDSLGKSSDIIIREIRFGKEESIKAGIIYTDGLTDTTSLQNFILETLMIDINGTELQKKLSPDQNLISVLKDFAMTVGEIKELTNFEELFTGLLSGDTIILIDGYAQGLIISNKHWVERGVTEASAQVVVRGPREGFSENLRVNTALVRRRLKDPNLWMESKVIGKRTKTNVAMMYIKGIANDKIVKEVRLRLDKIDIDGILESGNIEELIQDAPYSPFPTIFNTERSDVVAAALLEGRVAILVDGTPFVLIVPALFVQFFQSSEDYYQRADIASLIRLLRFFAFAIAMLAPALFIAITTFNHTMLPTGLLISLAAQREGAPFPAFVEAIIMEVTFEILREAGLRMPRNIGSAISIVGAFVIGTAAVEAGIISAAMVIVVSITAISSFVSPTYNLAISGRMLRFGFMAIAASFGLLGITIGLIALLLHLCSLRSFGVPYMSSIAPFNLSDQKDTFILLPIWKMFTRPRLISQQNIVRQQDSASAKPEPPINKRV comes from the coding sequence ATGGGCTTTTTTAAAAAGAAAAGTAATTCTCAATTGCATGCCAATTCTATTTCAACTAGCCAAATGATGAAGACAGGTTCAACAAATGAATTAAAAATAAATCTTCAAGAAAATATAAAAAGAATTAAAGATTCCCTTGGAAAAAGCTCGGATATTATCATTCGAGAAATTCGATTTGGAAAAGAAGAAAGTATTAAAGCCGGTATTATCTATACAGATGGATTAACCGATACAACCTCATTACAAAATTTTATTTTAGAAACGCTCATGATAGATATCAATGGGACCGAATTACAAAAAAAGCTATCTCCTGATCAAAATCTTATTAGCGTATTAAAAGATTTTGCCATGACTGTGGGAGAAATTAAAGAACTAACTAATTTTGAAGAACTTTTTACTGGACTATTATCGGGGGATACGATTATTTTAATCGATGGATATGCCCAAGGTTTAATCATTTCCAATAAGCATTGGGTTGAGCGTGGAGTTACGGAAGCATCAGCCCAAGTGGTAGTAAGAGGACCCCGCGAAGGATTCTCCGAAAATTTGCGTGTAAATACAGCCTTAGTTCGTAGAAGACTGAAAGATCCAAATCTCTGGATGGAATCGAAAGTTATTGGGAAACGCACGAAAACGAATGTTGCCATGATGTATATCAAAGGTATTGCAAATGACAAAATAGTGAAAGAAGTCCGTTTACGTTTGGATAAAATAGATATCGATGGAATTCTCGAAAGTGGGAATATCGAAGAATTAATTCAGGATGCACCTTATTCACCCTTTCCAACTATATTCAATACAGAACGGTCGGATGTCGTAGCTGCAGCATTATTGGAAGGGCGCGTAGCCATTTTGGTAGATGGAACACCATTTGTCCTTATTGTTCCAGCATTATTCGTCCAATTTTTTCAATCTTCAGAAGACTATTATCAACGTGCGGATATTGCTAGTCTTATTCGACTTCTTCGTTTTTTTGCATTTGCGATTGCAATGCTTGCACCTGCACTATTTATTGCCATCACAACTTTTAATCATACAATGCTACCTACTGGACTCCTAATAAGTCTGGCAGCCCAACGAGAAGGTGCTCCATTTCCGGCATTTGTTGAAGCAATCATAATGGAAGTCACCTTTGAAATCTTGCGTGAAGCAGGCTTAAGAATGCCACGAAACATCGGTTCAGCCATTTCTATTGTAGGAGCATTTGTAATTGGAACAGCAGCAGTTGAAGCAGGTATAATCTCTGCTGCGATGGTAATCGTGGTTTCAATAACCGCCATTTCTAGTTTCGTTTCTCCAACTTACAACCTAGCTATCTCGGGGAGGATGCTACGTTTTGGATTTATGGCAATAGCTGCTTCTTTTGGTTTATTAGGAATAACGATTGGTTTAATAGCTCTACTTCTGCATTTATGTAGTTTGCGATCTTTTGGCGTGCCTTATATGTCTTCAATAGCTCCATTTAATCTTTCCGATCAGAAGGATACGTTTATTCTCTTGCCTATATGGAAAATGTTTACTCGACCTCGTCTAATCAGTCAACAAAATATCGTTAGGCAACAAGATTCAGCCTCTGCAAAACCAGAACCACCAATAAATAAAAGAGTCTGA